In the genome of Chelmon rostratus isolate fCheRos1 chromosome 12, fCheRos1.pri, whole genome shotgun sequence, the window gtttttctttatgcaaGAACAATTAAATGTGGGGAGACATGTGagactttaatttaattaaagtATTACACAGAGATTGCATCAATGGGGGTAAAATTATGCAGCAATGTCGTCATGTCTGTGATTTAATGAAtatgagataaaataaaaacagaggggaaatttgggtggttgagcagcacaaagacagaataaGTACAGATAAACTGAGAAGGTTACAGAAATTAAatggttaaaaatgtgaaaaataagaatAGAGTGAAATAGAAATAAGTAATTACACTCAAAAGTTATTTGATTATCTAAGTCATTTGTTGTTGAGCAATGAAAAATACCCCGAGACCACATCAGCACAGTGCTAATGACCTCAGAGATGTTGGATAGATGAGTTAGATGTGTTTCTTGCTTCACATGTAATGAGTTCTGCTCAGCATCCTATTCTGAGAGCTCATGGTGTGGTGCTTGAAGGAAACCAACCATTATGTGAACACTAGAGACTATGCCTTGTTTTGAAACCACAAAGATTACAATAACTCAACAGGTATGCGCTGCATaagtcacataaacacatacacacatgtgcgcGAGCTCCCTATCACCTGCACTGATTAATAATAGATGCAGACATGTGTCTCTAGAGAGAGATAGAAGAAGTTTACCTGCTGAACAGGAAATGTGTCACTGTTTCATCTCGATCCGGTAAGTTCATTTGTTATCCTATTCACTGGTGTTTATCCTGCTTACCCTCCTTTTCcctctgttgccatggataTGCTATTCCTATGGCAACTGCAGGCCTTTATGGATGGCCTCGGGCCCCCACCATAGAGGACTCTGTGAACCTTTCATTTCACATTCCCTTCAAGCTCACAGACATATCACACAAGTTGCACATactccacctctgtctctctaactGCCgccctttctctctttgtctcagtGTGCTGCTCTGCCCCTGTAGTCATACTGCTGTGTCTCACTTTTAAGTCACTGATAGACTGCATGTGTCCAAGACAGCGACACAGCCCTTTGTCGTCCTAGTGTACAGTTTTCTTAAATTATACTGTACGCAAGATGCCAGTGCTGCTTGGACGAGCACCGTGATCAGATTTGTACAGCGTATCGCTGTCATAAGAGTCAGTGCCCCAAGCTTTCTAATTTTCCTTGGCAATGGAAACCAGAGCTCCATCTTTAAAGATGCATGAGATGTCTTGAGCAATGGAGAACAGAGACGGAGGCTCTGCCAGAGaaagtgtttctgtgtcagagagagtgaaagaaagggAGGGGCAACGCTCGTGCAGATGACAGGGAAGTTGCCAGTGGCAGTGAAGGCCCTGGTGGGAACATAGTACGGTGTCAGGAGGCTGTGTATGTGAAGGGCAGGTGGGGGGCCTCCACCTGCTGAATGAACCCCGTCAGTGTCGGGGAGTACCATGGGCTACGGGTGGGCTCAGCCCTGCTCAGCATTGTGGCGGGCTGCATCATCATTGGGGTGTCCAGGGAGTGTGATGCTGATGCTGTAGGTGGTATCTTCCTGGGAGCGGGGGGCctcggtgagtgtgtgtgaaacttTTTGGGAACTGCTGACTTAGTTGTAGTAAAGATTTTTAGTAATTGTCAAAAGCAATTAGTTGGGCCCCTAAACCCTCACATCAGTCTATTTTTGTAGTGTCAATGAGTATTGATGGAAGAttaattactgtaaatgtggATTTTCTGTCTGGAGGCCTGTTCCTCTGTAACAtcttaaaaaacacacttacCATTGTTTTATTACCTCGATTCTTGACGTCTTCTCCTAATTTTGCGAGAATTGATTGTTATCATGATTTTGACCCAGTGATCTTcctggaggctgctgcagaaaatgtcacatcacTTTTCGTGGTTAAATGCAGGATTTTTGTATGCTCTAGACCTGTGATTGGTGTTGCAAGTATGCTGCACTAGCACTCCGAAATTAGTACAGCTGAGTTTCTGTTTTAAGGGAGACCTTCTTGGGGATCATCTGAGACCCCAAACgatgagaaaataaagcttATGTCAGCAAAACACAAGGGTTGAAAGAGCTTTGTCTGGTttgaggaggacagacagagatactCGACAGACAGAAAACCCATTGAATACtagcaataaaataaagtgaaatcaagtgatattcaacattttaaaagaagtacagcagtgcataagcgcaacacaaagcacagaagtttcagacctgtatcaggaagtcgttgctagttaaaggctaaagtgaaaagatatgtttttatatttctcttaAAGATTTagtgagctgcttccctgatatctacaggcagtgtgttccagagctttgggtAATTGACAAAGCCTGAATCCCCAATTTTCTGTTGTCGGAAGCCTCCTatagaccagcagcagatgatcacagtgcTCTTAAAGGCACATAGTGAACAAGGGATTTAGCAATGTGTTTTGGTCCTAGCCTATTAAGGGCTTTGCACACAAGGAGATGGACCTTAGAAGATCTGCGGCCTGTGACATTTTCCACCCATCGTGCTTGAAAAACACACCATGTGATCATATGATACAACGGTGTAACTGGAACCAGCCGGCAGCCTGACGAGTTGCACCGCCGCGATAAACCGCTTTcctggagagaaagagcaaaggCCAGTGCATCGTTAATGTGAAACATATTCTCACCGATGATTTGATCAGCTTTCAATAATTAATTTGCCTTCCGAACGTACACGGGAATTTGGCAAATCAAAACTGTGTACAGCAGCTTGACAGGGACACTCACTCTGGCAGCACTTGTGCAGCTAAGCAGCATCTAATTATGAGTTTTGGGGCTTGTGCGCCTTAATGCCTCCACCAACACATCGGCTGACTAATGAGTATGAACAGAGCGTTCTTGGCAGATTCCTTTCACTCCTTCTGCagtttcatgacattttaagCACATACATGCATCACAGCCACCCCCAGGACCTGCCAGGGCTTAATGCCAGCTCTTGTGGCTTGTAAGGGAAATCAATAACTGTGTTGAATTGGAGCAGAGTGCCACTGAGAGGCACACAAGCCCCGCGGCTCAGATATTACTTTATACCTCGACTcgaaaaaaggaaaaacatcacACTGTATCTGGTATATTAGAAATAATCTGAAGGCGATTCCATCAAACAGTCCGATACAATTGTTTGTCGTGATGTCTGCAAGTACGGGAACTTCTGTGAAGAAGAGTTtttccacctgctgctgctgctctggcagtctgtgtcactgtgagcaAATGAAATTAGCAGATTGCAATGAATGAGAATATGCAAGTGATTAGATTTATGCTTCTATACCAAAGTGAAATTTGATTTGACTTCATAAtgagatttttctctttttctctctgctgtacGCAGTATTTTCCTCTTCTACTCGCtttccttcattcatttcttttgaaCCCTGTGACAAATATTCACACTGACACTGCAATTAATCTATTATTACATCTTATCCATTCAACCAATAGTGATTAGGGCATTatttaaagcagtgtttttatatCCTTCATCAAAGTCATTATGCTATCTGCCTTTCAGGCCTGCTCATATCGATCTACCCCTTTATAAAAGCCTGGCTGAACATCAACCATATTCTTCCATCCTTCGGTAAGTGGTTCAatagtttttattcattattagaAAATTGCATTTGAATTTAACTACGCTTTAAAATCATGTTGTTTCATCACATGGTACCACGGTGAAAATGTCCCAGGAAACTTCAGAGTGCACCCCACACCTGCCAATCCCGCTCCTGATCAACCCGCAGATGCCCCAAGAAGAGAAGGTGAGCGAGTGTGTGAGCTGTCCTTTATGTTTCGACAGGATGGCAGCCAAGCAGCTGTCATGTAACACTCAGAGATAACGTGTTCGGTTTGCTACTTGATATTGAGCCATCAAGTCCATGTCTGTTATTTGTTCAAATCAAATGTGACACCTGGAGAGCTCATAGTTAACACCAGTGAGAGAGGTGTTGTGTCTAGGTGGTTGTTCATCTCTTTAATACCTCACAGGTGCGGTTGAATAGTAAAAAATGGAACGCTGTTTTCTTGCCAAGATGGAAAACATCATGAGATCAAGGAAAGATgtaagagagaaaagagacactgTGCTGAGAGAATCAGATAAAGTGACGTAAACATGTAAGCATtttcatatactgtaaattTTAGTTCATCAAAAAATCCatggcatatatatatatgtatatattaccATGACACCAGGAATGCCTTTAAGCTATTGTGTTAGTATTAAAGCAGCAAGCAGCACTATGAGATGGCAATTTCTCCTCTCATTTAGAGTTAGATAATTGAGAGACGTGACTGTGGCTGAGATAGTCAGTTCCCTCTGTTACGGTTATTGAACTGCACCCATACACTCTTTTAAAAGGTGAAGTTGCTTATGCATGCAGCTAGCAACGTGACTTTTTTATCTAGTTTAAAGTGGTAGACGGTAGGTGAATGCAGGTGACTACTCAATGCTGAacgctgcagtgtgtttatctgctctctTGTGCCCTTCGCAGGGACTCAGAGTCAACTAAACCTGGAACGTTCTAAGAGTCGAATGGGAACCTTTGTGGAGGGCGGACCAATGGCTGAGACCAACCCAGATGAGGGGTATGAGACCAGTATTATATCCTGCCAATTGTCcttcatgtgtgtttaatgtAGATTAGTGATTTACACACTAGAGCAAGAAGTGGTGTGATGTTCGTGGAATGTAAGGATGAGCAGGATGTGGAACTGACCTCAACACCAGAGACCTCACATCCCGTTTGTTTAATGTTTACCCTCTGGCGACCATGTTAAATGTGAGTGTTGTCTGTCAGGGGCGCAGGCAGACGTAACGTAAGAGGAGACTGCTGTTCATTATATTTCAGTTATGTCAGATGAGATCATTTGCCTGTGTGTGACACCAAGAATATACATAAATGCAACGTCCTTTAAAactaagctttttttttttttttttttacaaatctgTGAGCGAgatgtgaattttttttttttgtgcttgatATTCTTTTATTTAAGGTCAAATTTGATGGGACCATCATGTAAAAGGCTTTTCTGAGTATTTAGGactgatttctgtcttttgagGAAAATAGCAGGTTAATTGAGGAATACTGGAAAAGTCCATTGTTGACCTCACTGTTTAAATAATAAAGAACAAATCATGCATTCGTGCACTgagcttcattttaaagcattaaacaaatacaaatacattaatTATGCATCAGTTTCTCTATTGTATGTTTTGCTCTATTTTAAATTTGGATGACGTAGGGGAATAAAGTAGTATAGGTTGTCACAAATGGAAGAAAGGCATTATAAACAGATGCCTCCAAGCTATTTtctaaattattatttttttcctccagatgTTTTAGTTCAGCTTTATCAGACCAACAGACACAATACTACATCCTTTGCTTGCATGACTCATGCTGTGGTGTGTTGCAGGACGTCTTCAGACATGCCGGACGTCTTATCTCGACGGAAACTTAAGCAGTCGCCCTCCGATCAAGACCTGCCATGACGTCGTCACATGACCTAACTGACCAAAATCATTCAACCAATCTTCATTAGGTTTCTTTCAAATGCGGGACAAAAGATGCTGATTTGAATCTTTGATTCATTATTTCTTCAGTGTAATTGTTGAACCTGCTGAACGTGTCCTGCTTGTTGAGATTGCTTCGTGATGGTGTAGTTATGTGGTCTAATAAAGGTCTCCGAAGATGCATTTGTGATTGTAGGTACAATATTTTCATACCTCCTCTCCCCGAGTAAAACAAATTAAACCCAGTAGTCCCACTTGTGTGCAGCTCATCTCATCATCGCACAATGTTCTCAGCCGGCAATTAAGAAATTATTACGGTCGTTACGTGATGAAGGGGCTCGTGCGCTGTTCGGCTCAAGTTCCCCTGCCTGTATTTGTCATGAGCGAAACAAATTGGAATACATGCATGTGTAcagaaacacgcacacgcacacagacaaatagCTACTTCCTTTGCCTGCATACAGTGAGCGGCACCCCCGCAGTGAAACATAATACATTGATATTCAGGACAGCGCGGGCAGGATGGCTGCTGCATGGGGAAGAACGCTGTGCTCTGACAGAACCTGTGACGTGCTGTGAGGATGAACAGTACAGGCGACAGGAGCCCGAGCAGTTTGATTGTCAGGCCTCAAATCACAATGCCACAATCCCACAATCCCTCTGTGTACGCATGGAGGGCAACAATGGACGCTCAGAAAAGGTACAGCCCTCACCACCTATGCCAGCATGCATTTGTCAAAAGGCAGTGAGAGACCCTGGACCTCATCTTAAAAACCAGAATTTAAGAGATTTTCCTGTATCTTTCCTGCTCACTCTGGATAATCTGCAGACTTTCTTTGGATCTAAACTCTGTCGAATAAATAGCCAAGATACCAGTGGCGGTAAGTGGGGAAAACATACTCTTAAATATGCCCAGAAATAATAGTTGGGATGTTGCCACAGATGTTTATGGTCTTACAGAGTGAGAGAGTTAAGTGGACCTTGAGCTACAATTATTTTTTCAGCTATTTCCAAAGTGAAGaatcatctttttctctcagtaTCAGCGCCTACAGCTAAAAGATTTATCAGTTTAActaatcttatcttattaatGGCTAACACATCATTTACTGATGCTTTATAAAAAGTTATCAGCCCTAAATCAGCTGCTGAGTTGCCGATGGTGTTTATTGTCCTGCAGCAGGACATTTACTGACTTTAAATCACCAGAAACACCCCTTTAAAAgactgtttgacctctgaccttgattGATTAATATTTAGTTACAGACTAACTTCTGCTGTTGGCTCATTTGATGACTCTTGACCGTTCATTAATGAGTTATGAATGCCTCAACAACCGGAGAGGGTTTGTATAACCGCTAATTAATGACTTATAATTgatttattaaccattaatTAAGCCATTAGTTACAAATCATGAGCCTTTTATAAAGACTGTTTTATACATGATATTTAAGGGCTGATAAAGAGGAAACTTAAGTGAGCTTGCAGCCATCCTCTTGAAAATTCAGCAACAAGTAAGTAAAGGTGAGCCGCTAAGGCAAggtgcaacacacactcacacacacacgccaggCTGAACGCTGGCACAGGACGGACCGGTGAGGAGGACGCAGGACAGTCGCATCCAGGGGTCCACAGAGGAGGGACGAGGCTCAGCCCGCCGGATCAGACATGAGATATGACAACTCCACGGCGACTACCGGGGAGGTGCACCGCGTATGTTAGCGGTTTCCCTCCGCTTCCGTCGCAGGACGACCTCTCAGGTGCCGCGCGCGCGTCTCGGTCCACATCAGGAGCGGCGCGCGGTGTCGCGTCCGCGTGTCAACTCGGAGGAAATGCCATCTCACCGAAGTGATCTTCCCTCTCCCCGCAATTCTGATGGTCCTCAGCGGACCGGATCGCCTTTGCTCCGTGATTGAGCGGCTGTCATGACTTGTGCCCTCAGGAACGTGCGGCTGCCCGCGACAGGATGAAAACCCCTCGTTCGGCGTTGACGCGTCCTTTCAACCTCTCAGTAGCTGCAACCGGTAATTAGACAGGGACACACGGTGGGAATCTGCTGATGAAACAATGGAAGGACCTACAGTGTTTCGACATCAAGGGTGAGATTGTTTTAGTTTCACACGGATGCAGCACATCACTGCAGCCAGCGTGCATTTAGATGCGCTCTTAGCAAAGCCTGCTTAATGCTTAAACGTGCTGCTGCATGCATGTTCAGGCTCAGATTTCCCGATGTGCACATTTACAAGAAAAAGATCATTTCCCCTCTCCTCGTCTGCGCCGTGTGCTCTTGACTCTTGACTCATTTTATTGCAACTAAACACTTTAAATGCTTTTCCCCCCCAGTGGCCTAGCTGGCAAGgatgaagcagctgcagtgcgattgcacacattttaattcaCAAAACAATATATAACAAAAACTGCGATTCTGATGAAGTAGCAGCTTAGGAGGAATGGCGATGCAGGAGTCACAGGGTGCATGCATCTGATCTGCACTGAGGCTTAGTTATCATGTAACTGAACAGTCAAATTCCCCATTAATGGTGCAGCAAATACCTCTCAACTGTTGCACTCATATTGTTTATTCCAGTATTTTCTTCaatctttattttttgaaaTAGTTTCTATCTACCTGAGTTAGATCTTGTGTTCAGTGTTCCATTTTGAGCAAATCAAGCACAATCtatatatacaaaaaacacTTGGACAGGATTCTATTCCTTCCACACATGTGGAACAAGCTTCTGGATGCACTGTTGCTCAGCCTGTTCTACTTGTAGGTTATCAGATGTTTATCATAATATGTTAGTCCACAACCTCTCCGGATATTTGTAATTTATAGGAGCAGCGAGGCAGAATGATGAATGCTCAGAGCCCGGTGATGGATTACACAGAGCGTCTCAGGGAGGACATTTGAATGAATGCACTTGAGAGAGGCAGAGTTTATTTTCCttgactgtctgtctctatgaTCAAAACTTTTACAActgtcatgttttgtcatttacagACAAAGAAGTTTGCTGGCTGTGAATTTATCTGACCGTTGCCATGGCGAAGAGTCTGGGCTGAGACACAGGGGGATTTGATAACACAGTGGAAGAGAGAGCCCAGAGGTGAAGTGGTCATGGTCATCACTGATAGAAACACCGGCACCTCTTTGCCTAAAAAGGATGCGcagaagaagacgaggaggaagTCCCGCCCTCACGGCCTGCCCTCTCCGGCACTCTGCTGTGCCTGTGGCCTATGCATCATGCTGGCTGGACTTAACATCACCCTGGTGGGGGCGTTCGCCTTCAGCACACTGGTGCCTTCTGCCAACCCCCCGATCATCATTGGACCTATCCTCCTGCTGGtggccttttccttttttggggCCTGTTGCGTGTGCAGccgcctcccccctccccacagCTCTCGGAGGTCTAAGGTGGGCGGCAGGGGCGCGGGGCTGATGGGACACGGCGGGCTGGCCGGCGGGGCTACGTTCGAGATAGAGACCAGCGAGCACACGCTGCAGGATACCACAGCCGTGCAGCTCAGCCCCACATCCTCCCCCGGATCATCCCAGGCATCCAGCCCTGAAAAGGAGGCTCCCGATGTGGCCCTGCCGGGGCCCTGCAAGCTCTTCACCATGGAGAGCAACGGCCCCTCTTCTGTCTCCGCCACCGCAGTCTACTCAgcctccacagcagcaggaggggaggTTAAGCTCACCCTGCCACGTGAAGAGGTGGTCACCTAGCAGCGCAGAGACTGTCTCAAGGCCGGACTGCTAGCAGTGTAAATATCCTTTTGGGCTGAGGGCTTGCCGAGCGTGATCGTGTCCTCTAGTTTTTGTAGTGCCATATTTCTGGTTGTGACAAGTCGTCGACAATATGCTTTTGATTTTCTCGCCGTGCAGCCAACTGGTAGTTAGCATGCAAAGTTGATGAAACATCCAAGTATTTGTGGATCATAGGTTTGGAATTCAAATTCCTACCTCTCTCGTGCTGTTTTTCTATAGTTCTCCATTCTTAACGTAGGGCATTATGACGAGTGTTCGTGTACAAAGTGTCTCAAACCACGTGGATTTATCTTTCACTGTTCCTCGGGTTTGTGGAAACCTGAGCCAGTAGCAGTGATTCGAGAGGGCTCGCCTAAAGAATGTGATTGTTGATTTGTTCTGAAAACCTAAAGATTAGATGTGAGAGGTCGTTAGTGAGCTGTACAGGTGCATTTGTAGTGACATTTGGCATTTTGCGTGCCATTCTCAGTGCTGAACTTGTTTTGGGGGCATAAAATATTATATGTCACAGGGGTCCCGAAGCAATATTCTCTCACCTGAGGTCCAGTTCTTGGCATTTGTAGTTCTTTTCACAAGTAAGTGATTCCACTTTACTTGTCTACAGCCAATACATTTCCTCTGAACAACGGTGCATATAGAACAGTGTGTTACAGTACGTTTACATGCA includes:
- the kncn gene encoding kinocilin, whose translation is MNPVSVGEYHGLRVGSALLSIVAGCIIIGVSRECDADAVGGIFLGAGGLGHYLKQCFYILHQSHYAICLSGLLISIYPFIKAWLNINHILPSFGNFRVHPTPANPAPDQPADAPRREGTQSQLNLERSKSRMGTFVEGGPMAETNPDEGTSSDMPDVLSRRKLKQSPSDQDLP